A region of the Cyanobacterium sp. T60_A2020_053 genome:
TGACAAAAAGTATTTTTTCTGACTCGAAGCATTAAACAGATTTCATTTCAAATAATTCAAATACTTGTCGGGAAAAATCTTTAAGTTTTTCTTGAATTTCATGCACTGGAAGGGATTTTCCTTCTAACTGCCAATTTTCGATGGTAGAAAGTCGCCATACTTCTCCAGTGTAGTTAAATCCGGCGCTTTCAATGCCAATTAATCGTTGTTGCTGATCGATTTCATCGTAGTGGAAGCGAATTTGCACTAAAATACTACGACTTTGAATTTTCCTACTCCAGCCGGGAAAGTGAAAGCCTATATCAATGGAATCAGGATCAACTAATTTAATAGTATCAGGATCATTGCGCCAAGGTTTCAGGTCAGCTTTAACATCTGGAAACTGCTGTTTGAATAGATTAACGATGACGGCTATTTTTGTGGCAATTTCTAACCCTTTCGCTTTTTCTTCTGCATTCATAACATTTTTGATAACGGTTTAATCCTAAGAGAAGGTTAAGTTTTCATGGTAGCAGTTTCCTTCATTACCTACTTAAAATCGGGCTGGATGCCCGATATACAGAGAAAAATGTGATAAAAACTTATTACTTTATTCCATAGGAATAAGTTTTTCTTCTAAAATATTTTTCATGGTGGGGTTTGCAAAAAATGTTTTCGTATCTTTAATTAAGTTTTCGCCCCACAGATTTTTAATTAGGTAATCAATATTACCATATTGTCCATCCATGGTGAGGGCTTCCGATGCGGTTTTAATGGCTTCGCTGGTTTCACCTTCACGAAAAAGGGTTACAGCTATTGCTAATAAAGGCTCTGCTTGTCTTTCTTCCATTACCCCTAGGGCTTCGCGCCAACGAGTCAGCGCCCCTCGCCGATCCCCTTGTTCATATTGTGCTATACCAATATTATTGGTAGCGGGCCAGAATTTTTCATCCAGCTTGATGGCTTGACGGTAGGCGCTGATAGCTTGATTAAATTGTTTTAGTTGTAAATGGGAGTTGCCTAAGTCGAAGTATGCTTGTGGTGCTTCTGAATTAATTGCTAAACCTTTTTCTAATTCTTGAATGGCGGATTGATATTCGCCCATTTGAAAATAAGAGTTGCCCAAAGAAAATAACACTTCTGCTTCTTCGGGTGCTAATTTTTTGGCAGTTAATAGGGCATCTATGGCTTTTTGATTTTCCTGTTGTTGCCCATATAATGTACCCAAAATGAACCAAGTTTCGTATTGATTGGGCGCTAACTGGGTGGCTAATTCGGCACGGGTTAAGGCTAAGTCAAATTCTCGAAAACGGATCAGTTGTACTGCATCTTGTATTAGTTGCATCCCATAGGGTGCTAGGGTTTCAGCGTCAACTTTTGGGGTGTAGGGCGCTAGGGATTGGGCGCGGAGGGCGCTGGGATTAAAATAGTTTCCTAAGATGGTAATTATTAATAATAATTTGTAACGAAACAACACTTTTACTTTATTTCCTTTTCTATATATTTTCATTTTTTAATTTTAGCTTATTAGTTCTATTTTTGAATAAAGCTAATTATTTTCCAGCGCCCTCAACAATACTTGAAATTTTAGTTCGATTTCACTCAATTCTTGTTCAGGTTTTGAACCAGCAACGATACCAGCACCAGCATATAATCGGGCTTTATTACCCCTAATTAAAGCAGAGCGAATCCCCACAATAAATTCACAATTTCCCTTAGTATCTAACCAGCCGATGGGCGCTGCATATAAAGAGCGATCAAAATTTTCATAGGCAGAAATTTCCGCACAAGCAACGTCAATGGGAATACCAGCAACGGCAGGAGTTGGATGTAATTTAGCGATAATTTCTAAGGGGTTAATAGTTTCGATAATCTCTGCATAAATTGGTGTCCAAAGATGTTGAATATTGGATAATTTTAATAGTTGTAATGAGGCTTTTTTAGGTGTTAATCCTAATTTTAATAACTGTTCAAAAAGAAATTGACTGACGATTTCATGTTCTCTTTTTTCTTTTTCACTATTTAATAAATTTTCGCCCAAATAACTATCATTATATTCATTTTTGCCTCTCGGTGCTGATCCGGCTAAAGCATCGGTTACTAATTGTCGATCTTGAATAGATAAAAGTCTTTCTGGACTCGCCCCGATAAAGTATTCTTCTTCGTTATTACCTACCGCAAAAATATAACAATCAGGATGATTTTTTCGCAAATTTTCCAGAGATTTAATGATGTTACACGGGCGCTGGAGCTCAATTTCTAAGGCATGGGCAATAACTATTTTTAATAATTTTCCCCTGTGAATGGCTTGTAAACCTCGATTAACTTTATCAAGAAAAGATTGATAATTATTGGAGTTAATAACAGGTAAAGATGAAGGGTTATTATCATTATTTTTGTCTTGATAAAATTGCGTTAAATTTTTACTGAAATTATGACTTAGATAATGTTTAATTAAGTCTAATTCAGGGGCATCACTAAGGTAAAAAGTATTGACAGTAATAATATATTGATTGTGACGCTTAAATAACTGAATATAAGGAATAAAAATTTGTGCTTGAGGGAAAGATTGACAGGAATTGTCACCATGAGCAACAAAATTAAAAGTTGAGAAAAAATAGGGGATTTTTTCACCTTCTAAGTTATCTTGAAAATCAATTTTGTGTTGATATTTATTAATAAAATCTTGACAAATCTGGAAGCGATTTAATGTGTTATTGTTAGCATTAAACTTATCCTGATTAACCTCTAACTTAACCAGCGCCCCCAACCCCACCACAGCTTCTTCTTTGCGTTGATTTTCACAGTAAAAAGACACCTGTTGCGGTGGTTTCATCATTGCCAAAAAAACTAATAAATCTATGGGATTAATTTCTTGAGAAATAGAGATAATTTCTCCCTCATAATCTTGATTTTGTGGAGCAGAAAAAATTAGTTTTTGTAATGTTTGGGAATAGTCGGTTAAAAAATGGTTATCGGGAATTACCGGCATAACACTAGAATTATAAATATTTAAGGTGTGTTGAAAAAATGGCTTGAGGGATGGGAGGTATCAGGTTTCGGGTGTCGCGGTGTCGCGGTGAAATGCTTGTAAATTAAAGACCTTCGCCAAACAGTGACTTTTCATAAGTCGAACATTTCTATTAATGATTTTTATTTAGAGTAAAGAGGGGCATTTTTAAGCAAAAAAGACCATTTTTGGTAGTTTTTTTGTTTTTATGTTGCTGAAAATCTTTATTTGACAAGATTTTGGACTTATTCACTAGAGATGACATGGTTAACTGTAAAGATAAACAGGGTTTATCCATAAGAAAATGTTAACGAAAATTTAATTTTAAATAAATTATCAATACAAAACCACCTCAAACCTTGATCCCTTAATGGGTTATGATGAATACCCACAGGGCAATTAAGCCACATCAGAGGAAAATTAGTCTTAATAATTATTTTCTATTTTACCGAAATCAAACAATTATGACGATTACCAATCCAGCTATCAATATCAGCCAACGTCAACTATGGTTAGCCGCTATCAAACCGCCTATGTACACGGTAGCAATTATTCCCATTACTTTTGGCGCTGGTTTGGCTTATTATGAAACGGGGATTTTTGACGGCGTAATTTTGACAGTTTTTTTGTTTAGCGCCCTCGCCATTATTGCTTGGCTAAATCTTACTAATGATGTTTTTGATGCTGACACGGGAATTGATGTAAATAAAGCGCACTCCGTCGTTAATCTGACAGGTAAAAAAAATCTCGTGTTTTGGATTGCTAATATTTTTTTACTGCTAGGTTTAGGGGGAATTTTTCTGATTAATTGGTGGCAAGAGGATATAACGGTTTTTTTGATTATACTTGCCAGTTGTTTTCTCGGTTATACTTATCAAGGTCCTCCTTTTCGTCTCGGTTATCAAGGTTTAGGGGAGTTAATTTGTTTGCCGACTTTTGGCCCTATGGCGGTGGGCGCTTCTTATTATAGTCAAACTCAGTCTTTTTCGACTAATTCTCTGCTGGTTTCCAGTTTAATTGGGGTTTCTACAGCAATTATTCTATTTTGCTCTCATTTTCATCAAGTTGAGGATGACTTGAAGGCAGGGAAAAAGTCTCCCATTGTGCGTTTAGGCACGGCGAAGGGCGCTCTTTTTTTAATGGTCTCAGTTATCATTTTTTATCTATTAGTGTCGTTATTTTGTCTCTGGGGGATGTTACCGTTAACTTGTTTCGGGGTATTCCTAACTATTCCAGTGGCTTATCAACTGGTTAACCATGTTAATCAATATCATGCCCAACCTGACAAGGTTAAAAATTGCAAGTTTATAGCGGTTAACTTTCATTTTCTCACTGGTATGGTGATGGGCGCTGGTTTATTCCTTGGTTAGGGTTTACTGTGCGTAACGTCAGTTAAGTAGGTAAGCAAAATTAATTGTGATTTTTATTTTTCTCAAAGCTATGAGAACAGAGGAAGGCAAGGGGCTTAAGCCCGTTGTTTTATTGCATAAATTGTAATGGAGTTTTTTCAAAGTCGAAAATTAATTGTTGGTGTCAGGTGTTAGGTTAAAGAATTAACAAAGTAAATCCTTTGACTGATGAATCAATGTTTGAGGGTTTTAAACCTGAAACCTGCTACCTCCCTTAACTTAACATTTGAATCAGTGCATAACGTCAATTAAATAGTGAAAACTAAAGATTCAAGCTAGAAAAACGATTAAGGGTTAAAATATTTTGCTAGTGATCATAAATATTAGTATTTATAGTAAAAAGCAAATGTTAAAACTAAGATGGCGTAGCTTGTGCCTATTCTTATTAGCCTTCGTGATGATAACCTTGATTCATCATGTTATGTCGCCACTATCGGAAAAAGTGGCATTATCCAAGGAAGAAAGAGTTGCCGCCGTCTGGAGTAAAGCATCTTTTCCTGTGGAGAATTTTCAGGGTTATACTTCTGGATTTGGTTATCGTATCCATCCCATTTCAGGAAGAAGACAGTTTCACAATGGCTTAGATATTGCGGCGCCTTTGGGTAGTTATGTGCGCAGTTGGTGGGGCGGAGAAGTGGTGGCTTTATCAGATAATACGGGTTGTGGTACGATGATTACCATTCAATCTGGGCAATGGAATCATGTTTATTGTCATTTGATGGGCAAGGTAGAAAAAACGCCTCAAGGGACAGTATTAGTTGATCGTAATGGTAGTATATTTTTATGGTTAGGGCAAACGGTGGGCGCTGGGACGAGAATTGCTAGGGTAGGAATGACGGGTAGAACTACAGGACCTCATTTACATTGGGAATTAAAGTACAACGGTAAGAGAATTGATCCTGCTGATGTATTACGGCAAATGTATGCCCAAAACAGTTAGAGGAATGAATTATGAATGATAAATTATGAATTATCAAGTGTAGGAAAATCATGATTTTTTATACATCATTAGATTGCATAAAATCTTATTTTCGAGGGAAGAATACTTGATTTTTATTGATAATTTAAGTTTGAGGTATTTATGGTTTCTAATCACTCTCGAATCTTGATATTAACGAGCTTATTATTTATTCTCCAAAACCTATTTATAAGTCAAAACTCATAATTATCACTTCATAATTTATAATTCTCAATGTTGGGTTTCTTTACCTTAACCCAACCTACAATTAAACATTAATCATTATTTTTTCTGATAATTTATTGTTAATATCACACTGCTGTAAAATATTTTTTACTAAAGATTTAATGACGTTAACTACCACACTATTGCCAAACTGTTGATAAGCTACATTTTTATTATCACTGAGGATAAAATTATCGGGAAAACCCATGATTCTAGCGCACTCCCTCGGTGCTAATTTACGGATTGTGTTATTAATAAAGTAAAGACCTGTTTTCGCGCCCACCCCACCACCATAAGCGGATAAAGTGATAGCATGACCATAAGCATGATAAATTCTTTCCCCTTGTCTGCCTTGACTAATTGCACCAATACGGATGGGTTTTTGAGGATAATTACCGTTAATATCAGGCTCAATAGTAATATTTTCTTTAAAAATTACATCGTTTCTTCTAATAATAAACTCTTTAGTTTCTTTGTCATCTAAACAAAAATCAATTAATTTAGTTTGACTATTTTCTAAGCTAGGAAAAATAAAATTTGTGAAGTTTAAATCATTTCTAAAAGCAATAATATAAATTCTTTCTCGTTTTTGTGGTACACCAAAGTAAGATGAATTTAACACTTTTTCAAAAACATTATAACCAATTTCTTGTAAACTATTTTTGACAACTTTTAAGGTATTACCTTGATCATGAGTGGCAAAATTTTTGACATTTTCTAAGATTAAAATTTGCGG
Encoded here:
- a CDS encoding tetratricopeptide repeat protein, encoding MKIYRKGNKVKVLFRYKLLLIITILGNYFNPSALRAQSLAPYTPKVDAETLAPYGMQLIQDAVQLIRFREFDLALTRAELATQLAPNQYETWFILGTLYGQQQENQKAIDALLTAKKLAPEEAEVLFSLGNSYFQMGEYQSAIQELEKGLAINSEAPQAYFDLGNSHLQLKQFNQAISAYRQAIKLDEKFWPATNNIGIAQYEQGDRRGALTRWREALGVMEERQAEPLLAIAVTLFREGETSEAIKTASEALTMDGQYGNIDYLIKNLWGENLIKDTKTFFANPTMKNILEEKLIPME
- a CDS encoding M23 family metallopeptidase, encoding MLKLRWRSLCLFLLAFVMITLIHHVMSPLSEKVALSKEERVAAVWSKASFPVENFQGYTSGFGYRIHPISGRRQFHNGLDIAAPLGSYVRSWWGGEVVALSDNTGCGTMITIQSGQWNHVYCHLMGKVEKTPQGTVLVDRNGSIFLWLGQTVGAGTRIARVGMTGRTTGPHLHWELKYNGKRIDPADVLRQMYAQNS
- a CDS encoding isochorismate synthase, translated to MPVIPDNHFLTDYSQTLQKLIFSAPQNQDYEGEIISISQEINPIDLLVFLAMMKPPQQVSFYCENQRKEEAVVGLGALVKLEVNQDKFNANNNTLNRFQICQDFINKYQHKIDFQDNLEGEKIPYFFSTFNFVAHGDNSCQSFPQAQIFIPYIQLFKRHNQYIITVNTFYLSDAPELDLIKHYLSHNFSKNLTQFYQDKNNDNNPSSLPVINSNNYQSFLDKVNRGLQAIHRGKLLKIVIAHALEIELQRPCNIIKSLENLRKNHPDCYIFAVGNNEEEYFIGASPERLLSIQDRQLVTDALAGSAPRGKNEYNDSYLGENLLNSEKEKREHEIVSQFLFEQLLKLGLTPKKASLQLLKLSNIQHLWTPIYAEIIETINPLEIIAKLHPTPAVAGIPIDVACAEISAYENFDRSLYAAPIGWLDTKGNCEFIVGIRSALIRGNKARLYAGAGIVAGSKPEQELSEIELKFQVLLRALENN
- a CDS encoding 2-carboxy-1,4-naphthoquinone phytyltransferase, whose product is MTITNPAINISQRQLWLAAIKPPMYTVAIIPITFGAGLAYYETGIFDGVILTVFLFSALAIIAWLNLTNDVFDADTGIDVNKAHSVVNLTGKKNLVFWIANIFLLLGLGGIFLINWWQEDITVFLIILASCFLGYTYQGPPFRLGYQGLGELICLPTFGPMAVGASYYSQTQSFSTNSLLVSSLIGVSTAIILFCSHFHQVEDDLKAGKKSPIVRLGTAKGALFLMVSVIIFYLLVSLFCLWGMLPLTCFGVFLTIPVAYQLVNHVNQYHAQPDKVKNCKFIAVNFHFLTGMVMGAGLFLG
- the dcm gene encoding DNA (cytosine-5-)-methyltransferase, whose translation is MKPLKNIKFIDLFAGIGGFHQALNFYGAQCVFASEWDKNCQKIYQENYGILPAGDITKIPAHNIPNHDILCAGFPCQAFSISGKKLGFEDTRGTLFFDVVRIASYHQPQILILENVKNFATHDQGNTLKVVKNSLQEIGYNVFEKVLNSSYFGVPQKRERIYIIAFRNDLNFTNFIFPSLENSQTKLIDFCLDDKETKEFIIRRNDVIFKENITIEPDINGNYPQKPIRIGAISQGRQGERIYHAYGHAITLSAYGGGVGAKTGLYFINNTIRKLAPRECARIMGFPDNFILSDNKNVAYQQFGNSVVVNVIKSLVKNILQQCDINNKLSEKIMINV